One genomic segment of Desulfomicrobium sp. ZS1 includes these proteins:
- a CDS encoding DUF1295 domain-containing protein, giving the protein MTVVMLGAAVALLLAMNAMFVIGTRAGDNSLIDIAYGPAFVLACLGAWLAGGAEMHFRPLLMLCLLCVWAVRLGLHIGLRHRGRGEDFRYRNFRQEWGETFVWRSFLQVYMLQGLVVFLVAMPVLLAISWPGPGLVWTDILGTALFAVGFLFEAVGDWQLVRFKQGPDSKGRIMTTGLWRYTRHPNYFGEALLWWGFFFLGLGSEHGWYGLVSPVLIGFLLLKVSGIPMLEEKYRGQPEFESYKKVTSAFFPWPPRNSEARPAGGDDTDLA; this is encoded by the coding sequence ATGACCGTCGTAATGCTCGGTGCGGCCGTGGCATTGCTTTTGGCCATGAACGCCATGTTCGTCATCGGGACGCGCGCTGGCGACAACAGCCTCATCGATATTGCCTATGGCCCGGCCTTTGTGCTGGCCTGCCTCGGAGCCTGGCTTGCGGGTGGAGCAGAGATGCATTTCAGGCCGCTGCTGATGCTCTGTCTGCTGTGTGTCTGGGCCGTGCGGCTGGGGCTGCATATCGGCCTGCGGCACCGGGGGCGCGGCGAGGACTTTCGCTACCGGAATTTCCGACAGGAGTGGGGAGAGACCTTTGTTTGGCGTAGTTTCCTGCAAGTTTACATGCTGCAGGGGCTGGTCGTGTTTCTGGTCGCCATGCCTGTTCTGCTGGCCATTTCCTGGCCCGGGCCCGGATTGGTCTGGACCGATATTCTGGGCACGGCACTCTTTGCAGTCGGTTTTCTGTTCGAGGCCGTAGGTGACTGGCAACTCGTCCGTTTCAAGCAGGGTCCGGACAGCAAGGGACGCATCATGACCACCGGGCTTTGGCGTTATACCCGCCATCCCAACTATTTTGGAGAAGCGTTGCTGTGGTGGGGTTTTTTCTTTCTTGGTCTTGGCTCCGAGCATGGCTGGTATGGCCTTGTAAGCCCCGTGCTCATCGGATTTTTGCTTTTAAAAGTCTCTGGCATCCCCATGCTTGAAGAGAAGTACAGGGGGCAACCCGAGTTCGAGTCCTATAAAAAAGTCACCAGCGCTTTTTTTCCCTGGCCCCCGCGTAATTCAGAAGCCCGCCCCGCAGGCGGCGACGATACGGATCTTGCATGA
- a CDS encoding NAD(P)/FAD-dependent oxidoreductase — protein MKENRTDAKKTVAVIGGGVAGIVAAHLLQDTREVTIFEKKNYLGGHTHSVSVPDGPDEGTPVDTGFIVFNEATYPLFIEFLQELEVPSRETQMSFGFHCERTGLTYAGTDLAGLFAQRSNLFSARYYRFLVEIARFCRQGKADLKDGQELGTLDDYLLRHRFSPFMVENYLLPMAAAIWSTPAGRVGQFPALSFLRFFNNHGLLSLLDRPRWRTVSGGSSRYVRAFLRRFRGTVRCDAPIARVMRTAAGVSVEIVGEQPRIFDDVFIAAHADQALRLLGDPSPEESRLLGAWRYEENTTVLHTDVSVLPPAPKAWACWNFRREAEAQSRVFVTYAMNLLQGLAARKQYMVTLNRPSPHDESQVLASLVYHHPVYTRESMATQSVLSSLNGRRNTYFCGSYFGFGFHEDAVRSSHNAVEQFRRNG, from the coding sequence ATGAAAGAAAACAGGACTGACGCCAAAAAGACAGTGGCCGTCATTGGCGGGGGCGTGGCCGGGATTGTGGCAGCGCATCTCCTGCAAGACACCCGCGAGGTGACCATCTTCGAGAAGAAGAATTATCTGGGTGGTCACACCCATTCCGTCTCCGTACCGGACGGTCCGGACGAGGGGACGCCTGTGGACACGGGCTTCATCGTCTTCAATGAAGCTACGTACCCGCTTTTCATCGAATTCTTGCAAGAGCTCGAAGTCCCGTCCCGGGAAACACAGATGTCGTTCGGATTCCATTGCGAGCGCACAGGGCTGACCTATGCCGGTACGGATCTGGCCGGGCTTTTCGCCCAGCGATCCAATTTGTTTTCGGCGCGCTATTACCGTTTTCTGGTCGAGATTGCCCGTTTTTGCCGTCAGGGCAAGGCGGATCTCAAGGACGGACAGGAACTTGGCACCCTGGACGATTACCTGCTCCGTCATCGCTTTTCGCCCTTCATGGTCGAGAACTACCTCTTGCCCATGGCCGCAGCCATCTGGTCGACTCCGGCCGGTCGGGTAGGGCAGTTCCCAGCTCTTTCCTTTCTACGTTTCTTCAATAATCACGGACTTCTTTCCCTTCTTGACCGTCCGCGCTGGAGAACGGTTTCCGGCGGAAGTTCCCGCTATGTCCGGGCATTTTTGCGTCGTTTTCGCGGAACGGTCAGATGTGATGCTCCCATTGCCAGGGTTATGCGTACCGCTGCGGGGGTGAGTGTCGAGATTGTTGGGGAACAGCCCCGTATTTTTGACGATGTCTTCATAGCGGCCCATGCCGATCAGGCTCTGCGCCTTTTGGGCGATCCTTCACCCGAGGAGTCGAGGCTTCTCGGGGCGTGGCGTTACGAGGAGAATACAACGGTCCTGCACACGGATGTCTCGGTTTTGCCTCCAGCACCCAAAGCCTGGGCCTGCTGGAATTTTCGCCGGGAGGCTGAGGCGCAATCGCGGGTCTTTGTCACCTACGCCATGAATCTTCTTCAGGGTCTGGCCGCACGGAAACAGTATATGGTGACCCTCAACCGGCCTAGCCCTCATGATGAGTCCCAGGTTCTGGCAAGTCTGGTCTATCATCATCCGGTCTACACCAGGGAATCCATGGCTACCCAGAGCGTGCTTTCGTCCCTGAACGGACGCCGGAACACCTATTTTTGCGGCAGCTATTTCGGTTTCGGATTCCACGAGGACGCGGTCCGCTCCAGTCACAATGCCGTGGAACAATTCAGGAGGAATGGATGA
- a CDS encoding DUF1365 family protein, with translation MNSRIYVGTLSHARTHQAEHGFDYELHLYALDVDELDRLDGATRWFGHNRLRPLALHDRDYLYRGSAGLREKVLRALHENGVDLAPSRIVLITALRQFHYIFNPASFFYCYDASGRLACVLVQVNNTFGETHLYVLAPEGEHGRFAAQKAFHVSPFFPRRGRYEFLFSEPGEELAISITYFLDDRQALKASFIGTARPMIGRNLALMVLGHPLRAALTFPRIVAQAARLYFHKKLAVYPKPEPLSSMTIRQAPSTVLEDFGKWALGRFFRKLDHGQLTLVLPDGVQEDFGPPGSKPRADLLVHRSRFFSRVMLSGDIGFGEAYVDGDWSSPELVRLLCLLAQREDVLNDRRFWPALAGRALNFILHLRRANTVAGSRRNIGEHYDLGNDFYRLFLDSTMSYSGGIFKNDQDSLENAQLAKMHAVIDMAGIGPDDHVLEIGCGWGGFALEAVRRTGCRVTGITISKKQFEWATRRVVEEGMEDRISILLTDYRHVQGSFSAIVSIEMLEAVGHRNLPLYFQTLERLLAMDGRAVLQVITMPDQKYRAYRLGSDWIRKHIFPGGHLPSIGAMAQAMGARSRLGITRMEDIGLHYARTLELWRLALMARGDEVAKLGFDQKFLRKWEYYFSYCEAGFRSRTVRNYQLLLSRMGESNGACRA, from the coding sequence ATGAATTCGCGGATTTATGTCGGAACCCTGAGTCATGCGCGCACCCATCAGGCTGAGCATGGCTTTGATTACGAGCTGCATCTGTATGCCCTGGATGTTGACGAACTGGATCGATTGGATGGTGCCACTCGCTGGTTCGGGCACAACCGATTGCGGCCCCTGGCCCTGCACGATCGTGACTATCTTTATCGTGGAAGCGCGGGGCTGCGGGAAAAGGTGCTGCGTGCCCTGCATGAAAACGGGGTGGACCTTGCGCCCTCGCGTATCGTGCTGATCACGGCCCTGCGCCAGTTCCATTACATATTCAACCCGGCCAGCTTTTTTTACTGCTATGACGCCTCCGGCCGACTCGCTTGCGTCCTGGTGCAGGTCAACAATACATTTGGCGAGACCCACCTCTACGTGCTCGCGCCAGAGGGCGAGCACGGACGCTTTGCAGCGCAAAAGGCTTTTCACGTCTCCCCTTTTTTTCCGCGACGTGGGCGTTACGAGTTCCTGTTCTCCGAGCCCGGGGAAGAGCTTGCCATCTCCATCACGTATTTTCTTGACGATCGGCAGGCTCTCAAAGCCTCGTTCATCGGCACGGCCCGGCCAATGATCGGCCGCAATCTGGCGCTGATGGTCCTGGGGCACCCCCTGCGAGCCGCCCTGACCTTCCCGCGTATCGTCGCTCAGGCGGCGCGGCTTTATTTCCATAAGAAACTTGCGGTTTATCCTAAACCTGAGCCGCTTTCGTCCATGACGATCAGGCAGGCTCCGTCAACGGTGCTCGAGGACTTTGGCAAATGGGCTTTGGGACGTTTTTTCCGAAAGCTGGATCATGGACAGTTGACCCTGGTTCTGCCGGACGGAGTTCAAGAAGATTTTGGTCCGCCCGGAAGCAAACCTCGGGCTGATCTGTTGGTGCACAGGTCGCGTTTTTTCAGTCGTGTCATGTTGTCCGGGGACATCGGCTTTGGTGAGGCCTATGTCGACGGCGACTGGAGCAGCCCGGAACTGGTCCGCCTGCTCTGCCTGTTGGCGCAACGGGAGGATGTCTTGAATGATCGGCGTTTTTGGCCTGCCCTGGCCGGGAGGGCGCTTAATTTCATTTTGCATCTGCGCCGCGCCAACACCGTCGCCGGGAGTCGGCGCAACATCGGCGAACATTATGATTTGGGAAACGATTTTTACAGGCTCTTCCTGGACTCGACCATGTCCTATTCCGGAGGCATTTTTAAAAACGATCAGGATTCCCTTGAAAACGCCCAACTGGCCAAGATGCACGCCGTCATCGACATGGCCGGCATAGGTCCGGACGACCATGTGCTGGAGATCGGTTGCGGCTGGGGCGGCTTTGCACTGGAAGCGGTGCGGCGCACAGGTTGCCGGGTGACGGGTATCACCATTTCGAAAAAGCAGTTCGAGTGGGCCACGCGCAGGGTTGTGGAAGAGGGCATGGAAGACAGGATCAGCATTCTGCTGACCGACTATCGCCATGTGCAGGGCAGTTTCAGCGCCATTGTTTCCATCGAGATGCTTGAGGCTGTGGGGCATCGCAATCTGCCCTTGTATTTTCAGACGCTTGAGCGCCTGCTCGCTATGGACGGGCGGGCCGTACTGCAGGTCATCACTATGCCCGATCAGAAATACCGGGCTTACCGTTTGGGATCGGACTGGATCCGTAAGCACATTTTTCCCGGTGGCCATTTGCCGTCCATCGGGGCCATGGCCCAGGCCATGGGCGCACGGAGCAGGCTGGGTATCACGCGCATGGAGGATATAGGGCTGCATTACGCCCGAACCCTGGAGTTGTGGCGGTTGGCGCTCATGGCTCGCGGTGATGAGGTCGCGAAGCTTGGTTTTGATCAGAAGTTTTTGCGCAAGTGGGAGTATTATTTCAGTTATTGCGAGGCCGGTTTTCGTAGCCGCACCGTGCGCAACTATCAGCTTCTGCTTTCCCGCATGGGTGAATCGAACGGGGCTTGCCGCGCATGA
- a CDS encoding DUF2878 domain-containing protein, which yields MKLGLAWTKLINFGLFQAGWFACVLGAAFGQVWLGTGLGVVLVLTHLALVPNRAGEIRLLTFALCVGLVVDSVHMRTGALVFFEGSVFFGLAPPWILVLWMQIASTLRFSLSWLEGRYVFGCLLGACCGVLAYAAGVRLGAAGFGPDSTFALLQIGAGWGLALPLLLFVARKTASGHEAARYQIF from the coding sequence ATGAAGCTGGGACTGGCGTGGACAAAACTGATAAATTTTGGATTGTTTCAGGCAGGCTGGTTCGCTTGTGTACTGGGCGCCGCTTTCGGCCAGGTTTGGCTCGGCACCGGCCTCGGGGTGGTTCTTGTGTTGACCCATCTGGCCTTGGTGCCGAACCGCGCAGGGGAGATCCGGCTTTTAACCTTTGCCCTTTGTGTTGGCCTTGTTGTCGATTCTGTGCACATGCGCACCGGTGCGCTCGTTTTCTTCGAGGGGAGTGTTTTTTTCGGTCTGGCTCCACCCTGGATTCTTGTCTTGTGGATGCAGATCGCCTCCACATTGCGCTTTTCCTTGAGTTGGCTCGAAGGGCGCTATGTGTTCGGTTGCCTTCTGGGGGCCTGTTGCGGGGTTCTGGCCTATGCTGCGGGGGTTCGTCTGGGAGCGGCCGGGTTCGGGCCAGACTCCACGTTCGCCCTGCTGCAAATCGGGGCCGGCTGGGGCCTGGCATTGCCGCTTTTGCTTTTTGTCGCACGCAAGACCGCAAGCGGGCATGAAGCGGCACGGTATCAAATTTTCTAG
- a CDS encoding flagellar hook-length control protein FliK codes for MQFFPASMSHGAQSFRANSAFEMPDSRSGQDFHGLFSAHLEQPDATSTSPQTDQPQLASNNEQVYADDHGPAGDSSGCGFGESASFADQKISDGSDTAGREEDRAEESGRESAKAAVRQPEASITEQAISSTDGPSEDDPAVLHAQASAQDADVTGDSVAVAAQELLDSLAAEAKTRGADLDTSGVSDKIEALHELLRQFQKSDPATRSGLAVTLGDQVKSLKRELAAAALKRADGAGEPGQKNGSAESASSRVMQKIEALLSRLETYQTAGREGVNIGKERAMAAASVAAKAGVMAGEEGGRARSGRALLAEEAETLAADSEILTRKHGAGVESENHAAQKSGKGSEITFRSAARASQTSDAAQGQSGARSAAFEVPDGKSASTLEIAEESLASEQQHGESVATGADGKHAAVKDSDGAGRNEAAMTRSGLAAAGIRTATGKEGSGQSVPLDAGSTLREGEAVSTASAAAADSKGEKKQPDARQGFFGTSDREKSSSSTSRAAQTAGNAKNAPESQTLTQTAAQNSQSQFQQRLESPVSARSAQVYQQVENGAFRNLGQGVKQLVIRLDPADLGQVSVILQMRGKEVQAVLRSSNQETSLALNEQLGQLRTQLEAQGLKVGKLEVQTQLADSQSQSQWQGAENHNRYQENQEQAMSAKRWRTLDRVAPDLVRDVHNSGHREKVSQSGLDIFA; via the coding sequence ATGCAGTTTTTTCCCGCATCGATGTCCCACGGGGCACAGTCCTTTCGCGCAAACAGCGCGTTTGAAATGCCCGATTCACGGTCCGGCCAGGATTTTCATGGCCTGTTTTCGGCGCATCTGGAGCAGCCTGATGCGACCTCTACATCCCCTCAAACCGACCAGCCCCAGCTGGCTTCCAATAACGAACAGGTTTACGCGGATGATCATGGCCCGGCCGGCGACAGTTCGGGCTGCGGGTTTGGCGAATCTGCTTCGTTTGCGGATCAGAAGATTTCCGATGGTTCGGACACTGCCGGGCGCGAGGAAGACCGTGCGGAAGAAAGCGGTCGTGAATCGGCAAAAGCTGCCGTGCGGCAGCCCGAAGCTTCAATCACTGAACAGGCAATTTCTTCAACCGATGGCCCATCCGAAGATGACCCTGCTGTTTTGCATGCGCAGGCCAGTGCGCAGGACGCGGATGTTACGGGTGATTCCGTCGCTGTCGCGGCGCAGGAACTGCTCGACAGCCTAGCCGCCGAAGCGAAGACGCGGGGCGCAGACCTTGATACGTCCGGGGTTTCCGACAAAATCGAGGCGCTGCATGAACTTCTCCGTCAATTCCAGAAGAGCGACCCCGCGACCCGCAGCGGGCTGGCCGTGACTCTGGGCGACCAGGTCAAGAGCCTGAAGAGGGAGCTTGCCGCCGCAGCTTTGAAAAGGGCTGATGGTGCCGGGGAGCCGGGGCAAAAAAACGGGAGCGCTGAGAGTGCCTCTTCTCGCGTGATGCAGAAGATTGAAGCCCTCTTGTCCCGGCTGGAAACATACCAAACGGCAGGCCGCGAGGGCGTGAATATCGGCAAGGAGCGGGCCATGGCCGCAGCATCCGTTGCCGCGAAAGCGGGCGTCATGGCGGGAGAAGAAGGCGGCCGAGCCCGTTCCGGCAGGGCTTTGCTTGCAGAAGAGGCCGAGACGCTGGCAGCGGACAGCGAAATCCTGACCCGCAAGCACGGCGCCGGCGTTGAGTCCGAAAACCATGCGGCGCAGAAGAGCGGCAAGGGCTCGGAAATCACTTTTCGTTCGGCTGCGCGCGCAAGCCAAACTTCGGATGCGGCGCAAGGCCAATCCGGGGCCCGCAGCGCAGCTTTTGAGGTTCCCGACGGGAAAAGCGCTTCGACGCTTGAAATCGCCGAAGAATCTCTTGCGTCTGAACAGCAGCATGGGGAATCCGTCGCCACCGGCGCGGACGGGAAACATGCCGCCGTCAAGGATTCAGACGGCGCCGGTCGCAACGAGGCCGCCATGACGCGCAGCGGCCTGGCTGCGGCCGGAATCAGGACCGCCACGGGAAAGGAGGGCTCCGGTCAGTCGGTACCGCTGGACGCGGGCTCAACGCTACGTGAGGGCGAGGCTGTTTCCACCGCGAGCGCGGCGGCCGCTGATTCCAAGGGTGAGAAAAAACAGCCAGATGCCCGCCAGGGTTTCTTCGGGACCTCGGACAGGGAAAAGTCTTCCTCGTCCACCTCCCGCGCAGCGCAGACCGCCGGGAACGCGAAGAATGCTCCGGAGTCCCAGACCCTGACCCAGACCGCTGCCCAGAATTCCCAGAGCCAGTTTCAGCAACGGCTGGAGTCTCCTGTCAGCGCACGTAGCGCCCAAGTCTATCAGCAGGTCGAGAACGGGGCCTTCCGGAATCTTGGGCAGGGCGTGAAGCAGCTGGTCATTCGTCTCGACCCGGCCGATCTGGGTCAGGTCAGCGTCATCCTGCAGATGCGTGGCAAGGAAGTGCAGGCTGTGCTCAGGTCCAGCAATCAGGAGACATCCTTGGCCTTGAATGAGCAGTTGGGGCAGCTGCGGACGCAGCTTGAAGCCCAGGGCCTCAAGGTGGGGAAACTCGAAGTGCAGACGCAATTGGCCGACTCCCAGAGCCAGTCGCAGTGGCAGGGGGCGGAGAATCATAACCGCTATCAGGAAAATCAGGAGCAGGCCATGTCGGCCAAGCGTTGGCGCACTCTGGATCGGGTCGCCCCCGATCTGGTCCGGGATGTGCACAATAGCGGGCACAGGGAAAAAGTTTCCCAAAGCGGCCTGGATATTTTTGCCTGA
- a CDS encoding flagellar hook assembly protein FlgD, with translation MIDQILQQQGGFYGADTAAKNDVLGKDAFLKLLVTQLQNQDPLNPLDDKEFIAQLAQFSSLEQMTNISEGIGSLTEKTAQQDMLSAVNYIGKEVTASGDGITKSGNYVTPVYFTLADAAAQVYANVYDENNNIVRTEKFSSMQAGEFTFTWDGLDYNGNSANSGQYNVYFSAESPTGATVFVDTEVSGTVNALEQGDGETFFRLSDGRKISFADIKKVIQPVVAEE, from the coding sequence ATGATCGATCAGATTTTGCAGCAGCAGGGTGGTTTTTACGGCGCGGACACGGCAGCGAAGAACGACGTTCTGGGTAAAGACGCCTTCTTGAAGCTTCTTGTGACCCAGTTGCAGAATCAGGATCCCCTGAATCCTCTCGACGACAAGGAATTCATTGCCCAGTTGGCGCAGTTTTCGAGCTTGGAGCAGATGACCAATATCTCCGAGGGCATCGGCTCCCTGACGGAAAAGACTGCCCAACAGGATATGCTCAGCGCCGTCAACTACATCGGCAAGGAAGTCACGGCTTCGGGGGACGGGATCACCAAGAGCGGAAATTACGTGACCCCGGTCTACTTCACCCTGGCCGACGCCGCCGCGCAGGTCTACGCCAACGTGTACGACGAAAATAACAATATCGTGCGCACCGAGAAATTCTCCTCCATGCAGGCCGGAGAGTTCACGTTTACCTGGGACGGTCTCGACTACAACGGGAATTCGGCCAACAGCGGCCAGTACAATGTATATTTTTCAGCGGAAAGCCCAACCGGGGCAACGGTTTTTGTCGACACGGAAGTCTCCGGCACCGTGAACGCCCTTGAACAGGGCGACGGGGAGACGTTCTTCCGGCTGAGCGACGGACGCAAGATCAGTTTCGCCGACATCAAAAAGGTCATCCAGCCGGTTGTGGCGGAAGAGTAG
- a CDS encoding flagellar hook protein FlgE, which produces MGLSASLYSGTSGLKAHGEDMTVIGNNISNVSTIGFKGSRMYFEDALSQQITTASGSGQVGRGVSVGTVMGDFSQGSLESTTEATDLAVGGNGFFMVSPAGQEVSYYTRAGNFRFDEEGYLVDPHSYRLQGWAVQENNTSAAATEGTTSSVTTGVKIKGVPQDVKLENFQSPPQATSRVDMILNIDSQSEDGTTANGIESEFGYYDGTPFTAMFEKWDGTANPPLGDAQYAYQSTIKVYDENGTSHNMTIYADPVLDPDVTTNAGGKRYMEYIVTVPPGEDNREFWGVADAATSKHRGILMAGTLTFNAAGELENMSAFAINNPYVAAGEPAVANPPVFSTTAAAIGNWTPANFSQDGYPVCTANFLGAENSSVTAFEKKDIVDASTPNLPSMSFSNAKNIEINFGLRNKGNAWTNTDPTTNTLEDLKNIFDGLALSDPIDPADAAANAEEAYDRLSAINGMADKETSALATTSYSTGSTTIFQAQDGYTAGFLQNISVDRDGVITGRYSNGQVLQLFAVTLATFNNNYALYREGGNLFSETRSSGPPITGLANTGGKGSIASNSLEQSNVDLATEFVKMITTEKGFQANSKTITTVDQMLSVLIQLKR; this is translated from the coding sequence ATGGGTTTGTCAGCATCACTTTACTCCGGGACCAGCGGTCTCAAGGCTCATGGCGAGGATATGACCGTCATCGGCAACAACATATCCAACGTCTCGACCATCGGATTCAAGGGCTCGCGCATGTATTTCGAGGATGCGCTGAGCCAGCAGATCACCACCGCGTCCGGTAGCGGACAGGTGGGACGTGGTGTTTCCGTGGGAACGGTCATGGGTGATTTTTCCCAGGGATCCCTGGAAAGCACCACGGAAGCCACGGACCTGGCGGTCGGCGGTAACGGCTTTTTCATGGTCTCACCCGCCGGGCAGGAGGTCAGCTACTATACCCGCGCCGGAAACTTTCGTTTCGATGAGGAAGGCTATCTGGTCGATCCGCACAGCTACCGCCTTCAGGGCTGGGCCGTGCAGGAAAACAACACCAGCGCCGCCGCTACAGAGGGAACAACTTCCTCGGTGACGACGGGCGTCAAGATCAAAGGCGTGCCTCAGGACGTCAAGCTGGAGAATTTCCAATCTCCTCCTCAGGCTACCAGTCGTGTGGACATGATCCTCAACATCGATTCGCAATCCGAAGACGGCACGACGGCCAACGGTATTGAGTCCGAGTTCGGCTACTACGACGGCACCCCGTTCACGGCCATGTTCGAGAAGTGGGACGGAACGGCAAACCCGCCCCTGGGTGACGCTCAATATGCCTACCAATCGACCATCAAGGTCTATGACGAGAACGGTACCTCACACAATATGACCATCTACGCTGATCCTGTCCTGGATCCGGACGTGACGACAAACGCAGGTGGAAAACGATATATGGAATATATCGTTACCGTACCTCCGGGCGAGGATAACCGCGAGTTTTGGGGCGTCGCGGATGCAGCCACAAGTAAGCATCGCGGCATCCTGATGGCGGGAACGTTGACATTCAATGCCGCCGGTGAGCTTGAGAACATGTCTGCGTTTGCCATTAATAATCCATATGTAGCGGCTGGTGAGCCGGCGGTGGCAAATCCTCCGGTGTTCAGCACAACTGCTGCGGCCATTGGAAATTGGACACCTGCAAATTTTTCGCAAGATGGATATCCTGTTTGTACAGCCAATTTTTTAGGTGCGGAAAATTCAAGTGTTACTGCATTTGAAAAGAAAGATATTGTTGACGCATCAACTCCAAATTTGCCTTCTATGTCGTTTAGTAATGCGAAGAATATAGAGATCAACTTTGGGTTGCGGAATAAAGGTAATGCTTGGACAAATACAGACCCAACTACAAACACGCTGGAAGATTTAAAAAACATATTTGATGGGCTAGCTCTCTCGGATCCAATTGATCCTGCGGACGCCGCAGCTAACGCAGAAGAGGCTTATGATAGGCTGTCCGCCATCAACGGAATGGCGGATAAAGAAACAAGCGCCCTGGCCACCACCAGCTACAGCACGGGCTCCACGACCATCTTCCAGGCCCAGGACGGGTACACCGCCGGGTTCCTGCAGAACATCTCCGTGGACCGCGACGGCGTCATCACGGGCCGCTACTCCAACGGTCAGGTCCTGCAGCTCTTCGCCGTGACCCTGGCCACGTTCAACAACAACTACGCCCTGTACCGCGAGGGGGGGAACCTTTTCTCCGAGACCCGTTCCTCCGGGCCGCCCATCACCGGTTTGGCCAACACTGGCGGCAAGGGTAGCATCGCATCCAACTCCCTGGAGCAGTCCAACGTGGACCTGGCTACCGAGTTCGTGAAGATGATCACCACGGAAAAGGGCTTCCAGGCCAACTCCAAGACCATCACCACTGTGGACCAGATGCTGAGCGTACTCATTCAGCTCAAGCGTTAG
- a CDS encoding flagellar protein FlaG: MKITSLAYEPQDLLAPVEHPTQLKSDLEYADRAESGGLQNRQQGVEPDQSEEISLQKLQNLTDAVDSYMSSLGVNLKFHIDERTDKVQVEVRDPDTQKLIRKIPTDEMLNLADSIEKMVGLFLDRAL; the protein is encoded by the coding sequence ATGAAAATAACCTCTCTCGCCTACGAGCCCCAGGACCTGCTGGCGCCCGTTGAGCACCCGACTCAACTCAAGTCCGATCTCGAATATGCGGACCGTGCCGAATCGGGCGGGCTTCAGAACCGACAGCAAGGCGTGGAGCCTGACCAGTCGGAAGAAATTTCCTTGCAGAAATTGCAGAACCTGACCGATGCGGTAGATTCCTACATGTCTTCCCTGGGTGTGAACCTGAAGTTTCACATCGACGAACGTACCGACAAGGTCCAGGTAGAGGTGCGTGACCCGGATACCCAGAAACTGATCCGCAAGATCCCCACCGACGAGATGCTCAATCTCGCCGACTCCATAGAAAAAATGGTGGGACTATTTCTGGACAGAGCCCTGTAG
- a CDS encoding flagellin, which translates to MSLVINHNLMAMNSARNLSNSYSSLATSTRRLSSGLRVGTAADDAAGLAIRELMRADIASLNQGMRNANDAISMIQTADGALQVIDEKLIRMKELATQAATGTYGSDQRLIIDSEYQAMASEITRIANATDFNGIYLLNGNLSSDAGNAASWGTDHHGDGLQATGSMKIHFGTGNDSAEDYYYIAIGNSTASALGVGNQSDPAVGGGFSISTQEGAQEALDAINNAIVSKDKIRASLGSLQNRLENTITNLSIQAENLQAAESRISDVDVAQEMTEFVRNQILTQSAVAMLAQANQLPQMAMQLMQG; encoded by the coding sequence ATGTCTTTGGTCATAAATCACAACTTGATGGCGATGAACTCCGCCAGGAACCTGTCCAATTCCTACAGCAGTTTAGCAACGTCGACTCGGCGTCTTTCCTCCGGATTGCGCGTGGGCACGGCCGCGGATGACGCGGCGGGCCTGGCCATCCGTGAGTTGATGCGCGCCGACATCGCATCCCTGAACCAGGGTATGCGCAACGCGAACGATGCGATCTCCATGATCCAGACCGCCGATGGAGCCCTGCAGGTCATCGATGAAAAATTGATCCGCATGAAGGAATTGGCCACCCAGGCAGCCACCGGCACCTACGGTTCGGATCAGCGTTTGATCATCGATTCGGAGTATCAGGCCATGGCCTCGGAAATCACCCGAATCGCCAACGCTACGGATTTCAACGGAATTTACTTGCTCAACGGCAATCTTTCTTCTGATGCAGGAAATGCCGCCTCTTGGGGCACAGATCATCACGGCGACGGCTTGCAGGCCACTGGCTCGATGAAGATCCATTTCGGCACGGGCAACGACTCGGCTGAGGATTACTACTACATCGCCATCGGCAATTCCACCGCTTCGGCCTTGGGTGTCGGCAACCAGTCCGATCCGGCTGTTGGCGGCGGCTTCAGCATCTCCACCCAGGAGGGTGCGCAAGAGGCGCTCGACGCCATCAACAACGCCATCGTCTCCAAGGATAAGATCCGCGCCAGCCTGGGTTCCTTGCAGAATCGTCTGGAGAACACCATCACCAACCTGAGCATTCAGGCCGAGAATCTGCAGGCTGCGGAGTCCCGTATCTCCGACGTGGATGTGGCCCAGGAAATGACGGAATTTGTGCGCAATCAGATCCTGACCCAGTCCGCAGTAGCCATGCTCGCTCAGGCGAACCAGCTGCCGCAGATGGCCATGCAGCTCATGCAGGGTTAA